In the genome of Engraulis encrasicolus isolate BLACKSEA-1 chromosome 21, IST_EnEncr_1.0, whole genome shotgun sequence, the window TGTAATGTAAAACAAGCATGATTCCAaatgtttcaaatgttttttcttttcttttgtaattgTGTTAATTGTTTTATCATGTGAATTTATTATGACTTGTGACATTAATGTTATTTTGTTATCCGTTTCAttcattgtttcttttttttattcatggTCACTGCTGGGCTCTACTTATTGTCTCTCAGCAGCACATGTGTAGAGGTGTGATAAGGTTCAGTGCCTCAGTAATTTCTGTGAAAAAAAGTAGTTCCAGCTCCTTTAATTGCCTTAATTATGACATAATATGTACTTAGGTATCTATTTTGCTGTTGACGTTAGTGCTATCACAAGATTTCTTTCAAGAGATACCTATTCTTGAGGTGAGGAATAGATTACACTGTAGACAGCAGGTGAAAAGGAGCAAAAAAGAAGGACACACTGTCAAAACAGGAACACCTGTCAAAGCAAGTTCAGACATGTTGAGAAAGGGTAAACTGGTCCAACATCTtcaaaaacatgcaaacgatattgTGAATAGATGTATCCATGCATAGCAATGGATATGTGTGCAGAACAGTGCACACATGCCAAAGTAAATGAGATGTTTTTTTGTATGGTGGAATATTAATGTCCACTTTTTTATTTCTATGCAAAGCAATATgtctattatatacagtatataaaactgtttatatacagtaaataatatATGTGTAGTTTTACAATGAAGatgtccactttttttttttttttaactacttATCAAGCTGATAGAATGGAAAAAAACATTAAGGTACATATTAACAATTCTACTTTTAAGGGTCATGGATAGACCATGATGGGATGGGTGTAGTTTTATTGTATATGTAGCAGCTGGACGGTCTGACTggccacagagagagacagcgactcGGGGAGGCCCGCCAGCATCACTGCCCTCTTTTGACAAACAAACCCAGGCCCACTGATTTACATTTCCAGTAGAGTGAACTGCTTGCTGTCCTACATCACTGTAAAAAACACTTCTCACACCTTTACAGAAGCATGTCCTCTAGTCTACACTGTCAATTTCAACAGGAGCTTACCCAAAGTAAATGTAAAGTAAATGTGTGTCAGTACACTGACAAATAAAAGCCATTTTATTACTAATTGTTCACAAAAATGTTTCCTGTGGTGTAAAAAACAATCAAGTTGTTAAGTTGGTGACTTGGAGACCAACCTAATGGTCTTATCATGGGTTCAAAGTCAAAGCTGAAGAAATAGGCACAGGCTCCTCTACAAGCTCAGTGTAGCGAATACCACACATATAATCTTTTTTTATCTTCAAAATATCCTCACCAATTGCCTAAATCACACTCCTACGTCTGATCAGAGGACTTCAAGATTGTCTTGACGTGTCCTTTGGTCAAAGGTGTCAGTTGTGCTGGTGGATAGagtctgtgtgagtgaatgtgtgtgagctTATCGGAGTCACAGGGTTTTGAGatggattgaattgaattgaatctcaTTTGAGAAGAACATTTGTGAGGCTAAGTCTTTAGCTGCTGACGCATTTGTTTGAGGGAGTTCTTCCTTGCATATAGGCATTTTTAATTCACTGACATATGGTGGTAATCTCATTCACAATGAATTCATATCATGATAAAAGTAACCACAGAGCATAGGTattcatttttgttgtttttttttttgcatattttttGCATCTAATAACTGTATCACTGTGAAATCTCACTCACATGCTACACTGTAAATTGTGCAGAGTTGATTCAACACGTTGAGAGTTGGAACAAGGCTCTTCAGTGTTAAATGTAACTCATAGGTGCTCAGTCAACACAGCAAAATATGTATCATTATCTAGCTCAGTAATTGCTTCACCTTGTGCTGGATAAGGTAAGGCCACTGGGCACTCCAGAAGTGCTGACTACGCTGCCTGACTGCACACCGATTACTTGCCTTCACAAACCAAACAAATGCTGCAAACAAAACGTTCCTGGTAGCAGTCACATATGGGGTGCTACGGCCATACAAGTGATTGTTCCGACACTAATTAAGTTTAATTCTGATAGGCCATCTGGTGCCAAGGCTTGGCTCAGCGTGCAGGTGAACAGTGAACGCCAAACAAACCCCCAACCCTTCTCCCCATCAGTACCTTTACAAAATGACTCATTGCAAAAGATGTGTGACGTGTATCAAATGTTGAATGTTGTACCTAGTAAGTCATggttttctttttctattctttttttaaaggtaGAAAATTGATTGGAGAGTGGTGTTTTCACCAAAATGTCCTGTACATAGACAAATAAATCTGTAAATGGAAACTATCAGCAGAGTTCTGTGTCTTAATCTAGCagtcccaaactgggggtcgcacAGAGAAGGGGCTGCTTGCATGAAGCCTCAAAAATGTGCTGTCATACTGTATACTACAAGTTACACAAATTGCTTATAACAGCAGGCCTATTCAATTGTGTGATTAATAATGCATTTACCTTTTCTGCGATTTTCACAGCAAAATTAAGCAATATTTTGAGACAATACATTTTGAATATGGGAGATGGTGGGTGAAACAAATATATATCTCGGCCCTAAAAGGAGTTAACCAGAAAAGGTTTGGGAGCCACTTCACCTGTCGGCGGCCCCTGCTGCATACAATGGCTTGGAAGTGGAAGAGTGCCTCCTGCTGTAAATAAATCGCTATGACAAGGGGTGGATATCCGGAgagaagcttaaaaaaaaaccaaaggcATATTTGTTCCAACCTTTTTCTAAACCAGTGTATGCTCTGCAGACAGGAAGATGGTGGGAAGAATAATGTCTACTAAATCAGCATTAAATAGCTTGAATCATTTAGTGAACAACTTGAAATGGGGCAGAAGGGACAATTTGCTTTCCCACACTTCATGGGCcacagcacagacagcagtggttctcaaccgtcatgggggtgtggggtgggtctCTCAGGGAGGAGGGACTGGAAGATGCTAAGGGACACTTAAAATGTTTGCCATTTGGAATGAGAGGTGtctacaggttttagcaagtcaaaattaagacattttaagacttttcaataccattttccaaataaaattaagaccaactcgtggcgtttacaggttttagcaagtcaaaattaagacattttaagacttttcaataccattttccaaatgaaattaggaccaactcgcaagatcatacacaggttcaaatgaagcacaaaaaccaattggttatttacattaatgtagccgtttgaaaacacaaaactatacacaatgaaactttacactaaataaaattcaataatggtgttctaaattacactacatggctacaactcccgatttccgttgcgaagttcatcacatggctgacataattattcctccctaaattaagctccacaaatttaagacatttgggttgaaaatttaagacaaaataagacttttcaaggccttatttggctaaaatgaaatttaagactttaagactttttaaggacccgcggccaccctgggtGGGGTGGTGGCGAAAACACTCGCCCAACATCATGGGGTCTCTAACATCCGGCATTAaaccttttttttgtaaaaccccAACACCCACGGAGGGGGGCGGGGCTTCGTTTTTGTCTAGccaaggggcccatggaatcataatcccgTCCCTGCACTGGTCTACAGAGTGTTAACATGGAAATTATACCAAATGTACTCTGCTGTACACTAATTCTTCCCTTCTTGACTATCCGTCAGGtactgtttggttttacagtacAGTAAGACCACAAGAAAGTTTGATGGAGCAGGCCATTTATCTGAAGATTCTCAGTCATTCAGGTCATTCCATTCAAAGAGTACAGCTGTCAACAACTTCTTTGAGCGAGCAGAAAGAAGACGACCAGTTGCTCACAGCAAGACACCGGAAGAAAAGGCTACCTCTCTGTtggtttaacctgttaagacacactGTTATtaagttgctgttaccagaatggaaatgaccaagtcataagtgcattactaaaggccctgttttatgtcacagtagtgtagtaccatggtagttaacttttcaatgactattacaacgtgccacaggaggtacagcatgcattaaggggctacatgacAGGTAATTCCACTTCCGAGGATGCAACCTCAGCCTGCGTTGCCTGAAAGATGAAAACACCACTCATCCAACATTACACAAAGAAAAGCTAGAAACACAAGTCATCATTCTCTGGTTTTATTGACTGATTGCAAATGTACAGCCATGTTCACCCAACACCCGACGATGTGACACAGACTGTGAATGTGTGGACTTTAGCGTGTGTGTATATACCACTATTAACGGCCACTCTTCATAAAGGTGAGCATGAAAAGTTAATGCCGGAGCACCGACACTCATTTTTTTTAGACATAATACAAACATTGTAACACAATAGACTTCTACAGGAATATCCGACCAGGCACTCAACTTTAGATTaccgagagagaaaaaacaaacaaacaaacaaaacaaaacaagacccaaAAAAAGGTCAAAGTACTGTGTAAACCTACAGTGCTATAAACCTTTTAACCACTCCATTCTGGGTTTTGGGgtggaaacaaacaaaacagaaacagtGAGCAAGCCCAAATATCACAGGTGTCAGTCATTTTCTGCTGACCCGGCCATCCTGCAGCTGGCTGAAGCAATCGATAACAAATTCAGATATGGCCAAACACGGAGTGGCAAAGCGTCCCCTCTCTGACGACAACTGCCAGCGACTTCTGGTGACGTTAGCGATTACAAGATTTGGGGAATTTTGCAACAGGCCAGTCCTCCTCGTAAGGCCAATACCAAGTGTAATACCGAGCCCCCCTGGATTTTGTAGTCAGCAGCGGTCTTCTCATCGTtcctacaagggaaaaaaaggaatCTTGACTGTTGATAAACCTAACTGTAATAGAAGCAATGATGAAATGTATTTATCATGGACCAATAGGACTGGGTAATATGGTGTATTAAAGACGATGAAGAACACCCTGGTGACAAAATCGTTTCCCTTATTGGCCAAGGTCCACTTTGATCAGCATGACCAGCAAATTAAAATGGCCTTTCATTCAGTGGATTTGGCAGAATTGCATGACTACACTACACATGTGTTGATGTACTTTAAACAAACATCAAAACATACAACAAGAATACACAATTGCAACAAAAATGCTTAGCAAAGATGAGGCCTCAAACCATTTTACTGACAGTACCCATTCATTTAATGACTTCTCAACGATTTGGTGTTTATTCTGGTTAATTGAACAGCTCGGACTATACAATGAATGATATACATGTCCCAACATTCCCTTTGCCACTACAGGATTTGACTTACATCTGTTTCCCACTGTAGATGAGTCTTTGCTGTTGAGGTGGtattccctccttctcctccactctctctttaATCCTTTCCACCTGAAATAAACAGATCAATGAGGACAAAGCACATACCCAATTTCACACGTCTTGCTGGACAGGGTTGAATGGCCTAATCATCAGAttatttacatacatacattgcATCACTGTTAGCTGATCAACATCCTTGTACATACAAGGATGTTGATCAGCTAACACAGTGATGCAAGTCTGAGCAGTATTACTATACCTTGTCCGTAGGCTCTATGTCAATTTCGATTTCTTTGCCGGTCAGGGTCTAAACCACAAAAGACGTAATGATTAtcagagacaaacacacgcactttGTTGTAATATGCCACTTATTACACTACGAAATGAACTAAACAGGCTAAGATAATGAGAGTACAAATAAGCCACTACTGTAATAACGGAGATAATATGATATAGTTTAACATGGAATATACAGTAACATGAGTCATGTGACAAGCTATCCTATATCAAACCCGTAACATTGGTGGATATTCTGCTTTGACTCAGCATTCATTGAATCAAACCACAATC includes:
- the LOC134436902 gene encoding NEDD8, giving the protein MLIKVKTLTGKEIEIDIEPTDKVERIKERVEEKEGIPPQQQRLIYSGKQMNDEKTAADYKIQGGSVLHLVLALRGGLACCKIPQIL